A single Triticum dicoccoides isolate Atlit2015 ecotype Zavitan chromosome 2A, WEW_v2.0, whole genome shotgun sequence DNA region contains:
- the LOC119358003 gene encoding BTB/POZ and MATH domain-containing protein 2-like produces MVQKLEKRKLHKGMVPCIVQSETTGWGAPSFKKRSELEESPYLRDDRLVIKHPLTVIKEPLVETTAITAEVQMPPSDLAENFGKLLEAAEEADVTFEVEGEIFPAHKIVLAARSPVFKAELYGLMRGKWGQNITVEDMQPTVFKALLHFIYTDLLPSMGRLDDEEKKEMVRHLLVAADRYAMERMKMMWEDILCKTLDVQTVAATSALADQHHCSRLKDACAEFIMSSNRLDAVLASQGYVHLKKSCPSASVNILERIMKRLKF; encoded by the exons ATGGTGCAAAAATTGGAAAAGAGGAAGTTGCACAAGGGCATGGTGCCGTGTATTGTCCAATCTGAAACTACAGG TTGGGGCGCTCCAAGTTTTAAGAAGAGGAGTGAGCTTGAGGAGTCGCCTTATCTGCGGGATGACCGGCTTGTAAT caaacaccctctaactgTCATCAAGGAACCACTTGTTGAGACCACCGCAATAACAGCTGAGGTCCAGATGCCAccctcagacttggcagaaaatttCGGAAAATTGCTAGAGGCGGCCGAGGAAGCAGATGTGACATTCGAGGTTGAAGGTGAGATTTTTCCTGCACATAAGATTGTGCTCGCAGCACGGTCTCCGGTCTTCAAGGCAGAGTTGTATGGACTGATGAGAGGCAAGTGGGGACAGAACATAACCGTCGAAGACATGCAGCCTACTGTTTTTAAGGCATTACTTCACTTTATCTACACAGATCTATTGCCTTCCATGGGCAGACTTGATGATGAAGAGAAAAAGGAAATGGTCAGGCACTTACTAGTGGCTGCAGATCGGTATGCAATGGAAAGGATGAAGATGATGTGGGAAGACATTCTTTGCAAAACTCTTGATGTTCAGACTGTGGCAGCCACGTCTGCTCTAGCTGATCAGCATCACTGTAGCAGGCTAAAAGATGCTTGTGCTGAATTTATCATGTCTTCAAATAGATTGGATG cagtgttGGCAAGCCAAGGGTATGTGCACCTGAAGAAATCATGCCCTTCTGCCTCAGTAAATATCTTGGAGAGGATTATGAAGCGTCTCAAATTTTAG